The following proteins are encoded in a genomic region of Neosynechococcus sphagnicola sy1:
- a CDS encoding RsmB/NOP family class I SAM-dependent RNA methyltransferase, which yields MDQPSKLLLKLSRQLFSESAQQGQFLDRILHPRPYLPCVLWCQPHPPDLPFTLEPATSWQPPFVDRLALGSKPGQTALHEQGYFYCLDFSSVFAASVLCAIPSPIACLIDVCAAPGGKSIFAWVALQPAVLVSNEVIRKRLGMLIANLRRCQIQTAVITSLDSQVLAATIPHTAQVVLVDAPCSGQSLLAKGDRAPGCFHPVSINKNANRQKRILANASYLVAPQGYLAYMTCTYSPEENERIINWFLEQFPQFRPMVIPHLMPYQSHLTTIPCYRMWPQEGLGAGAFTALFQNTETGDTPEIAPAFLQQARLIL from the coding sequence ATGGATCAACCATCCAAATTGTTGTTGAAACTGAGCCGACAGTTATTCTCTGAATCTGCCCAACAGGGGCAGTTTTTGGATCGGATTCTGCATCCTCGCCCCTATTTGCCCTGTGTGCTCTGGTGTCAACCCCACCCACCAGATTTACCCTTCACCCTCGAGCCTGCGACATCTTGGCAACCCCCTTTTGTGGATCGCTTAGCCCTAGGCTCAAAGCCGGGACAAACCGCTTTACACGAGCAGGGCTACTTTTACTGTCTGGACTTTTCTTCCGTGTTTGCCGCCTCAGTTTTATGTGCCATTCCCTCCCCGATCGCATGCCTGATTGATGTTTGTGCTGCACCGGGAGGCAAAAGTATCTTTGCTTGGGTGGCCTTGCAGCCAGCAGTTCTAGTCAGCAACGAAGTAATCAGGAAGCGACTGGGAATGTTGATTGCCAACTTAAGGCGGTGTCAAATTCAAACAGCAGTGATTACCAGTCTGGACTCCCAAGTTTTGGCTGCTACCATTCCCCATACGGCTCAAGTAGTACTAGTCGATGCTCCCTGTTCGGGTCAATCTCTCTTAGCCAAGGGAGATCGCGCCCCTGGTTGTTTCCATCCCGTGAGTATAAATAAGAATGCCAATCGCCAAAAACGAATCCTGGCGAATGCTTCCTATTTAGTTGCCCCTCAGGGCTACTTAGCCTATATGACCTGTACCTATTCTCCGGAAGAAAATGAGCGGATAATCAACTGGTTTCTGGAACAATTTCCCCAGTTTCGACCCATGGTTATTCCCCATTTAATGCCCTATCAGTCTCATTTAACCACGATTCCCTGTTATCGGATGTGGCCCCAGGAGGGGCTGGGTGCGGGGGCTTTTACCGCCCTTTTTCAAAATACAGAAACAGGAGATACCCCTGAGATCGCCCCTGCTTTTTTGCAGCAGGCTCGATTGATCCTATAA